The proteins below are encoded in one region of Helianthus annuus cultivar XRQ/B chromosome 2, HanXRQr2.0-SUNRISE, whole genome shotgun sequence:
- the LOC110927057 gene encoding zinc finger protein BALDIBIS, whose amino-acid sequence MSGEDLLSSPSSLSAFIQDPIANPNPNSSNSSKRKRNLPGTPDPDADVIALSPRSLMARNQFVCEICHKGFQRDQNLQLHRRGHNLPWKLKQRNKLEVVKKKVYICPEVSCVHHDPSRALGDLTGVKKHYSRKHGEKKWKCEKCSKKYAVQSDWKAHSKICGTREYKCDCGTIFSRKDSFITHRAFCDALTEENSRMASFPIMSTSVNLNFRHDLMAMNGGGGGDGMRFPGMFGGGMLGVNLDPNSEKPRLPVWLDQNENAPHLENPSSSTFLGSSSSNNNNNGGMLPPEMVQWLNGSQEPMVGPYSGSYLKEEEGGKREMQLDSLYNYTTSTMAAPQPPGHMSATALLQKAAQMGSTRSTNLDETTGFGLMSTSLSNFDSSTHDHNGDGLMMMMNSSKRINGNGVNESRDTDLTRDFLGVGGNERRSFNLQQKMFKFNSSMEN is encoded by the exons ATGTCTGGTGAAGATCTTTTATcatctccttcttctctttctgcTTTCATTCAAGACCCTATtgcaaaccctaaccctaattctTCAAATTCATCGAAACGAAAGCGAAATCTCCCCGGCACACCAG ATCCAGATGCAGATGTGATAGCCTTATCTCCGAGATCGCTAATGGCGAGGAATCAATTCGTATGCGAAATATGTCACAAGGGTTTTCAAAGAGACCAGAATTTGCAGCTTCATAGAAGAGGACACAATCTACCATGGAAGCTAAAGCAAAGAAACAAACTTGAAGTTGTGAAGAAAAAGGTTTATATTTGCCCGGAGGTAAGTTGTGTTCATCATGATCCATCACGAGCTCTCGGAGATCTCACCGGAGTTAAGAAGCATTATAGCCGAAAACATGGAGAGAAGAAGTGGAAGTGCGAAAAGTGTTCGAAGAAGTACGCGGTTCAGTCAGACTGGAAAGCTCATAGCAAAATTTGTGGTACTAGAGAGTACAAGTGTGATTGTGGAACAATCTTTTCTAG GAAAGACAGCTTTATAACGCATAGAGCATTTTGTGATGCGTTAACCGAAGAAAACTCGAGAATGGCTTCATTTCCGATTATGTCGACTAGTGTGAATCTCAACTTTCGACACGACTTGATGGCGATgaacggtggtggtggcggtgatggGATGCGGTTTCCGGGGATGTTTGGTGGTGGGATGTTAGGAGTTAATCTTGATCCGAATTCGGAGAAGCCCAGATTGCCAGTTTGGTTAGACCAAAATGAGAATGCACCACATTTGGAAAACCCTAGTAGCTCAACCTTTTTGGGGTCATCAAGttcgaacaacaataacaatggcggAATGCTGCCACCCGAAATGGTGCAATGGTTGAATGGAAGCCAAGAACCGATGGTAGGACCGTATTCTGGATCGTATTTGAAAGAGGAAGAAGGTGGGAAACGAGAAATGCAATTGGATTCTTTGTATAACTACACTACTTCAACCATGGCTGCGCCACAACCTCCAGGTCACATGTCAGCAACCGCGCTATTACAAAAAGCGGCTCAAATGGGGTCAACAAGAAGTACCAATTTAGATGAAACTACCGGGTTCGGGCTCATGAGTACAAGTCTCTCGAATTTTGATTCGTCGACTCATGATCACAATGGGGATGgactaatgatgatgatgaattcgTCGAAGCGAATTAATGGAAATGGTGTAAACGAGTCGCGTGATACGGATTTGACTAGAGATTTTCTTGGTGTTGGAGGAAATGAAAGAAGATCATTTAATTTGCAACAAAAAATGTTCAAGTTTAATTCTtcaatggagaattga